The proteins below come from a single Bacillus horti genomic window:
- a CDS encoding nucleoside deaminase, producing MVDKQFMEKAIQLAVDNVKALGGGPFGAIVVRDGEIVGIGKNQVTTTNDPTAHAEVQAIRDACTKLNTYQLTDCELYTSCEPCPMCLGAIYWARPKAVYFASTKEDAAKAGFDDHFIYEEIDLPKEKRKIPMHKLTLPIETLPFDTWEKLDLRTEY from the coding sequence ATAGTGGATAAACAATTCATGGAAAAAGCGATCCAGCTTGCTGTAGATAATGTTAAAGCTCTTGGAGGAGGTCCGTTTGGAGCCATCGTGGTAAGGGACGGAGAAATTGTAGGAATAGGGAAAAACCAAGTAACAACGACAAATGATCCTACTGCTCACGCTGAGGTACAAGCGATTCGTGACGCTTGCACCAAGCTGAATACGTATCAGCTTACCGACTGTGAGCTTTACACAAGCTGCGAGCCTTGCCCTATGTGTCTTGGAGCAATCTATTGGGCCCGCCCTAAGGCCGTATACTTTGCCAGCACGAAAGAAGATGCTGCAAAGGCTGGATTTGATGATCACTTTATTTATGAAGAAATTGATTTGCCTAAGGAAAAGCGCAAAATACCGATGCATAAATTAACCCTACCTATTGAAACCCTTCCCTTTGACACATGGGAGAAGCTTGATTTAAGAACGGAATATTAA
- a CDS encoding TetR/AcrR family transcriptional regulator has protein sequence MPKIISEQEKEHIKNAMYIKGIELIRKKGMRRVKVDDIAAAVQIAKGSFYTYYPSKEEFLYHIMKQNEQALFDRILEIGASSRHFKDKITHALYEIYLAPDSLALYVQPSDLEYLLRKLPDSINRKEHDKSKTNFQRTMSCLGIEDAQCDYSVLANLMDGLHFIASNQNQYGEQGRAQALSILVEAIAEYLSKCKQNSTKNS, from the coding sequence ATGCCAAAGATCATAAGTGAGCAGGAGAAGGAGCATATCAAAAATGCAATGTATATCAAAGGAATAGAGCTCATTCGTAAGAAAGGCATGAGGCGAGTTAAGGTTGACGATATTGCAGCAGCTGTGCAAATAGCCAAAGGTTCCTTCTATACCTATTATCCTTCCAAGGAAGAATTTCTCTACCACATTATGAAGCAAAATGAGCAAGCTTTATTTGACCGAATTCTTGAAATCGGAGCTAGCTCGCGGCATTTTAAGGACAAGATTACGCATGCACTTTATGAAATTTATTTGGCGCCAGATAGTCTTGCACTCTATGTTCAGCCATCGGACCTGGAATATTTGCTGCGCAAGCTTCCAGATTCTATTAACAGAAAGGAACATGATAAATCCAAAACTAATTTTCAGCGTACAATGAGTTGCTTGGGAATAGAGGATGCTCAATGCGATTATAGCGTACTTGCGAATTTAATGGATGGCTTGCATTTTATCGCCTCTAATCAGAATCAATACGGTGAACAAGGAAGGGCACAAGCATTAAGCATTCTTGTAGAAGCAATTGCGGAATATCTAAGCAAGTGCAAGCAGAATTCAACAAAAAATAGCTAG
- a CDS encoding amidase, whose protein sequence is MSSILDMDASTLAEKIKKREITSLEATETFIQHLKRINSTINCLVQERFTEAIEEAKTCDQLVAEGKVTGRLFGVPISMKESFDVSGMSTTGGLQHRQKLKSTKDAEAVSRLKQEGAIILGKTNTPTLCFCQESVNKLYGRTNNPWDVSRTAGGSSGGEGALMAVGGAAVGLGSDIGGSIRFPAHFNGVVGFKSGEYQVSQDGHFPFVEDPYQVAMLGMGAIAKSVRDAQLINDIIAERPPVTLSLEEIEKFELIIPEPHPAYPMSAETTDLLKEIRTYFEQKQKVIGEEYPSSFTHLALMWQLIESVDGGQSIADLAFEGRKSSPVREYIKEVTSGKAELHRYLSWAVIGASIFKPNEKQHKQLSSDVKQAKEEIKSFLHNRILIIPVYHTATLPHGKLYSEIFSIRKTFRQYLPYIALPNVLGLPSLTVPVGEDQMGLPISVQLVSLVGNENALFHFGQKLTDRFRGYVRCTAHD, encoded by the coding sequence ATGAGTTCAATTCTAGATATGGATGCTTCAACCCTTGCAGAGAAAATTAAAAAAAGAGAAATTACCTCACTTGAAGCAACAGAAACGTTTATTCAGCATTTGAAAAGGATTAACTCGACCATCAATTGCTTGGTTCAGGAACGCTTTACTGAGGCGATAGAAGAGGCAAAAACATGTGATCAGCTTGTGGCAGAGGGAAAAGTGACAGGACGGCTTTTTGGAGTTCCTATAAGTATGAAAGAGTCCTTTGATGTTTCGGGGATGAGTACGACAGGTGGATTACAGCACAGGCAAAAACTGAAAAGTACGAAGGATGCTGAAGCTGTCTCACGATTAAAGCAGGAAGGAGCTATTATTCTAGGGAAAACGAATACACCAACCCTTTGCTTCTGCCAAGAAAGCGTTAACAAGCTATATGGTCGTACAAATAACCCTTGGGATGTAAGTAGAACGGCTGGTGGTTCAAGTGGTGGAGAAGGGGCGTTAATGGCGGTTGGTGGTGCTGCCGTTGGCCTAGGATCGGATATAGGGGGATCGATTCGTTTCCCAGCCCATTTTAACGGTGTAGTAGGCTTCAAATCTGGAGAATATCAGGTTTCTCAGGACGGCCACTTTCCTTTTGTAGAAGATCCATACCAAGTGGCTATGCTTGGAATGGGAGCCATCGCTAAAAGTGTACGCGATGCCCAGCTTATTAACGATATTATTGCAGAACGGCCTCCTGTAACGCTTAGCTTGGAGGAGATTGAGAAGTTTGAGCTTATTATTCCCGAGCCTCATCCAGCCTACCCAATGTCAGCAGAAACAACCGATCTATTGAAGGAAATCCGCACCTACTTTGAACAGAAGCAAAAGGTGATCGGGGAGGAGTATCCATCAAGCTTTACTCATTTAGCTCTGATGTGGCAGCTTATAGAATCTGTGGACGGTGGTCAAAGTATCGCTGATCTAGCTTTCGAAGGTCGTAAAAGCAGTCCAGTTCGAGAATATATAAAAGAAGTAACTAGTGGGAAGGCAGAGTTACATCGTTATCTTTCATGGGCTGTAATTGGGGCTAGTATATTTAAGCCTAATGAAAAACAGCATAAACAGCTTTCCTCAGATGTTAAACAGGCGAAGGAGGAGATTAAGTCTTTTCTACATAATCGTATCTTAATCATACCCGTTTATCATACCGCTACTTTACCACATGGTAAGCTATATAGTGAGATTTTTTCCATTCGCAAAACCTTTAGACAATACTTGCCATATATCGCCTTGCCTAATGTATTAGGCTTACCCTCGTTGACGGTACCTGTTGGTGAAGATCAAATGGGCTTACCTATTTCAGTTCAGCTGGTGTCCTTAGTAGGAAATGAAAATGCCTTGTTTCATTTCGGACAGAAGCTTACGGATAGGTTTAGAGGATATGTGCGTTGTACAGCACATGATTAA
- a CDS encoding sigma-54 interaction domain-containing protein, with amino-acid sequence MSRPILLLITQDDRTFTAFHKQITNFYGDRISIIHKRDKYNMEDVKLILFSSKELMAGGNYPSDKVIVGRRAINLNSIEQLVVLPKKTECLIVNNAKESTYDTIEYLNNLGLDLTYHSYYPGKKDYKKTAVAITPQAIDNVPKDIENVINIGIRPLDISTLVELGTLLGIDMQDTHFYSAKYIKEIIDLSRELFDSLSHVNLLNQELDAILNTVHDGIIATDDRKNIIKMNNAANRILGLSMKEEDIIGAKINKLFPKLDLQFSDNEPYHENKLVNVHDKKLVVNKMTIMKEDTKIGDVTAFQDVTRILHLEQDIRKQIQRKGFSSRYTISDIFGNSPKIKDTIRVMEKIGKTDRSVLILGENGTGKELFAHSIHHLSNRKNGPFVPVNFAGLPESLAESELFGYEEGTFTGATKGGKQGLFELAHNGTIFLDEIGDASLNLQILLLRVLQEMQVMRVGGRRIIPVNVRVIAATNRDLKQLVQEGKFREDLYYRLFVLPLRIPPLRERKEDIPLLIHSFIKDYSAVIPSIDDDVMQLLLDYHWPGNIRELLSVIQYMTIVMDGDRITVSDLPEQFKETRTSTTPISSDLIEKLKLEGELSDYYQILKCLFEAKQQSKTIGRGKIVAYAAKNHVHLSEQQVRKRMEVLKDLDLIYSGNKGKGSKITDSGIELLHNLENSGEVST; translated from the coding sequence ATGTCTAGACCGATTTTACTATTAATCACACAGGATGATCGTACATTTACTGCATTCCACAAGCAAATTACTAACTTCTACGGAGATCGTATTAGCATTATTCATAAGCGGGACAAGTATAATATGGAGGATGTTAAACTCATTTTGTTTTCATCGAAGGAATTAATGGCAGGAGGTAACTATCCTTCTGACAAAGTCATTGTGGGTCGTCGTGCCATTAATCTTAATAGCATTGAACAATTAGTTGTCCTCCCAAAGAAAACGGAATGCTTAATCGTGAATAACGCGAAGGAATCCACCTATGATACGATTGAATACTTAAACAACCTAGGACTTGATCTCACTTATCACTCCTATTATCCAGGTAAAAAAGACTATAAAAAAACAGCTGTTGCTATCACACCTCAGGCCATCGACAATGTCCCAAAAGATATAGAGAATGTTATCAATATTGGTATTAGACCATTAGATATCTCCACATTAGTAGAGCTAGGGACACTTCTTGGTATTGATATGCAGGATACACACTTCTATTCGGCTAAGTATATTAAGGAGATTATTGATTTATCCCGAGAGCTTTTCGATTCTTTAAGTCATGTCAATCTACTTAATCAAGAGCTAGACGCCATCCTCAATACTGTACATGATGGAATCATTGCTACAGATGATCGAAAGAACATTATAAAAATGAATAATGCTGCTAATCGGATCCTTGGACTTTCCATGAAAGAAGAGGATATTATCGGAGCTAAAATTAATAAACTTTTTCCAAAGCTTGATTTACAGTTTAGCGATAATGAGCCTTACCATGAAAACAAGCTAGTTAATGTTCACGATAAAAAGCTTGTCGTCAATAAAATGACCATTATGAAGGAGGATACAAAGATAGGAGATGTCACTGCATTTCAGGATGTGACAAGGATACTACATCTGGAGCAAGACATACGCAAGCAGATTCAAAGAAAGGGATTTTCCTCTAGATATACAATTAGCGATATTTTCGGGAACAGCCCTAAGATCAAAGACACAATTAGAGTCATGGAGAAGATAGGTAAGACAGATCGTTCAGTCCTTATATTAGGTGAAAACGGAACAGGAAAGGAGCTGTTTGCTCATTCTATTCATCATTTGTCTAACCGGAAAAATGGACCTTTTGTACCCGTAAATTTTGCTGGCCTTCCAGAGTCGTTAGCTGAAAGCGAGCTTTTTGGATATGAAGAGGGGACGTTTACAGGGGCAACTAAAGGAGGCAAACAGGGATTATTTGAGCTTGCTCATAATGGCACCATTTTTTTAGATGAGATCGGAGATGCTTCTTTAAACCTACAGATCCTTTTACTAAGAGTTCTTCAGGAAATGCAAGTCATGAGAGTGGGCGGGAGAAGAATCATCCCTGTTAATGTACGTGTTATTGCTGCTACCAATAGAGATCTTAAACAGCTTGTTCAAGAGGGAAAATTTAGAGAAGATTTATATTATCGGCTATTTGTACTACCGTTACGTATTCCACCACTCCGTGAGAGGAAGGAGGACATTCCTCTTTTAATTCATTCTTTTATTAAGGATTATTCAGCCGTTATTCCTTCCATAGATGATGATGTCATGCAGCTCTTGCTGGATTATCATTGGCCGGGAAACATCCGTGAGTTACTTAGCGTGATTCAATATATGACAATCGTCATGGATGGAGATAGAATTACAGTCAGCGACCTTCCTGAACAATTTAAAGAAACGAGAACAAGTACAACTCCTATTAGTTCAGACCTTATAGAAAAACTGAAGTTGGAGGGAGAACTTAGTGACTACTACCAAATCCTAAAATGCTTATTTGAAGCTAAACAGCAAAGTAAGACGATTGGAAGGGGTAAAATAGTGGCCTACGCAGCAAAAAATCATGTCCATCTCTCAGAGCAACAAGTGCGTAAGAGAATGGAGGTACTTAAGGATCTAGACTTGATCTACAGCGGAAACAAAGGAAAAGGTAGCAAAATAACAGATAGTGGTATAGAGCTATTGCACAATTTAGAGAATAGTGGTGAAGTGAGCACTTAG
- a CDS encoding MFS transporter, producing MLHENKTIDLLSVASIPLVMTLGNSMLIPVLPLIEKKLSISAFQSSLMITVYSIAAIILIPIAGFLSDRVGRKTIIIPSLIISGLGGLISGWAAWKMSNPYWMILVGRLLQGVGAAGAFPIVLPLVGDMFTHKKQISNGLGIVETSNTLGKVLSPILGAYLATIVWFLPFFSFPVFCLISILLIWFLVQTPKKKDEPQKLSLFFSMIRKTFHKDGRWILAIFFVGGLCMFILFGILFYLSSLLEDKYGITGIRKGLILAIPLAALCISSYIAGKVIGEDMSRMKWLTFWGILIIAASSFIVSFTESLIFLIAVIFTSGLGIGGALPSLDSLITSGFEKSERGTISSIYSSMRFVGVALGPPVFAIFKDQSHKVLFFSVAGISLLTAIIALVFIKPPKKDKGLSYWRGE from the coding sequence GTGTTGCATGAAAATAAAACGATTGATCTCTTATCAGTAGCTTCTATTCCTCTTGTGATGACCTTAGGGAATTCCATGTTAATTCCAGTTCTACCTTTAATCGAAAAGAAGCTTTCCATTTCAGCCTTCCAATCAAGTCTAATGATAACCGTTTATTCTATTGCAGCTATTATACTAATACCCATTGCTGGCTTTCTTTCTGATCGTGTAGGCAGAAAAACCATTATTATTCCAAGCTTAATTATTTCCGGACTAGGCGGATTGATTTCTGGCTGGGCCGCATGGAAAATGAGTAACCCTTATTGGATGATATTGGTCGGTAGGCTATTACAGGGGGTGGGTGCAGCTGGAGCATTCCCTATTGTCCTACCATTAGTTGGTGATATGTTTACCCATAAAAAGCAAATCAGTAATGGATTAGGGATTGTTGAAACATCAAATACACTAGGAAAAGTACTTAGCCCTATACTTGGAGCCTATCTTGCTACTATCGTTTGGTTTCTCCCCTTCTTTTCTTTCCCTGTTTTTTGTTTAATAAGCATACTTTTAATTTGGTTCCTTGTTCAAACACCTAAAAAAAAGGATGAACCACAGAAGCTTTCACTTTTTTTTAGTATGATTAGGAAAACGTTTCACAAAGATGGAAGATGGATTTTAGCTATTTTTTTTGTTGGTGGACTGTGTATGTTCATATTGTTTGGTATTCTTTTCTATCTTTCTTCTTTACTCGAGGATAAATACGGCATTACTGGAATTCGTAAAGGTCTTATCTTGGCCATTCCCTTAGCTGCTTTGTGTATTTCTTCCTATATCGCAGGCAAGGTGATTGGTGAAGATATGAGTCGGATGAAATGGCTTACTTTTTGGGGGATATTAATCATTGCTGCCTCTTCCTTTATCGTTAGCTTTACTGAAAGTTTAATTTTTTTGATTGCCGTCATTTTTACCAGTGGATTAGGGATAGGTGGAGCATTGCCAAGTTTGGATTCGCTAATAACCAGTGGGTTTGAAAAAAGTGAACGCGGAACGATCAGCTCGATTTACAGTAGTATGCGGTTTGTTGGTGTGGCACTCGGACCACCTGTATTTGCTATTTTTAAGGATCAGTCTCATAAAGTTTTGTTTTTTAGTGTAGCAGGTATTTCTCTCCTTACAGCGATCATTGCTCTAGTTTTCATCAAACCACCTAAAAAAGACAAAGGCTTATCCTACTGGAGAGGCGAATAA
- the cls gene encoding cardiolipin synthase, translating into MSIFNSFYSIISILNILLALTVIFLERRNVGVTWAWIMVLFFLPGIGFVLYLIFGQNLRRRKIYKITEDQKKVVDSLIQTQKETLSQLHYNDPSMNHYQDMIYMNLISGYSLFTQNNTVDIFTDGNAKFTALFQDIQKAKKHIHIVYFIIKDDDLGRRLVQLLAKKAKEGVEVRFLYDHLGSRKLPKRFFKHLLDAGGHVSAFFPSRLPYINFRINYRNHRKMVIIDSRVGYIGGFNVGNEYLGLVKSRGAWRDTHLKLRGSSVLQMQVQFILDWNLASKNTIVHELTYLPVHKEFSGNVGMQIVSSGPDSQYENIKNAYIKMINSAKETVFIQTPYFIPDESLMDALKMAALSGIVVKVMLPSKPDHKFVYWASISYLEELLSVGANCYLYKKGFLHAKTIVVDGKVASVGTANIDIRSFKINFEVNALLYDSETARRLHDIFMNDLDDSENLTFAAYKERPWTSKFKESFARLLSPLL; encoded by the coding sequence ATGAGCATTTTCAATAGCTTTTATTCCATCATATCCATTCTAAACATTCTTCTAGCGCTGACCGTTATATTTCTCGAACGACGCAATGTAGGGGTAACCTGGGCATGGATTATGGTATTATTTTTTCTTCCTGGTATTGGTTTTGTTCTGTATTTAATTTTTGGACAGAATCTAAGAAGGAGGAAAATCTATAAAATAACAGAGGATCAGAAAAAAGTGGTTGATTCACTAATCCAGACTCAGAAGGAAACACTCAGCCAACTACATTATAATGATCCATCAATGAATCACTATCAGGACATGATATACATGAACTTAATCAGCGGATATTCACTGTTTACACAAAATAATACAGTGGATATTTTCACTGACGGTAACGCAAAGTTTACTGCTCTTTTTCAGGATATACAAAAGGCGAAGAAACACATTCATATTGTTTACTTTATTATTAAAGACGATGATCTTGGAAGAAGACTCGTGCAGCTCTTAGCTAAAAAAGCTAAAGAGGGAGTAGAGGTACGGTTTTTATATGATCATTTAGGTAGTCGAAAGCTTCCCAAACGATTTTTTAAGCACCTATTAGATGCTGGTGGACATGTATCAGCTTTTTTTCCTTCACGTTTACCTTATATAAATTTTCGCATTAATTATAGGAACCATCGTAAAATGGTCATTATAGATAGTCGGGTCGGTTACATAGGTGGCTTTAATGTTGGAAATGAATACCTGGGTTTAGTAAAGTCTCGCGGAGCTTGGAGAGATACGCATTTGAAGCTTCGAGGTAGCTCTGTTTTGCAAATGCAGGTACAGTTTATCTTAGATTGGAATTTAGCCTCAAAGAATACGATTGTTCATGAGCTTACCTATCTTCCAGTACATAAAGAATTTTCAGGAAATGTGGGGATGCAAATCGTATCAAGTGGTCCAGACAGTCAGTATGAAAACATTAAAAACGCCTACATTAAAATGATTAATTCGGCAAAAGAAACCGTCTTTATCCAAACCCCATATTTTATTCCTGATGAAAGTCTAATGGATGCCTTGAAGATGGCTGCTCTTTCTGGAATTGTGGTCAAGGTCATGCTCCCTAGTAAACCAGACCATAAATTTGTCTATTGGGCTTCCATATCTTATCTCGAGGAGCTTTTATCTGTTGGGGCAAACTGTTATTTATATAAAAAAGGCTTTCTACACGCTAAAACAATTGTTGTTGATGGAAAAGTTGCTTCAGTTGGTACAGCAAATATTGATATCCGCAGCTTTAAAATCAACTTTGAGGTGAATGCGCTCCTTTATGATTCAGAGACAGCTAGGCGTTTACATGATATCTTTATGAATGATTTAGATGATAGTGAAAATTTGACATTTGCTGCCTATAAGGAAAGACCCTGGACTTCTAAGTTTAAGGAATCCTTCGCCAGGCTCTTATCTCCTTTATTGTGA
- a CDS encoding NAD-dependent epimerase/dehydratase family protein — translation MNVLILGGTHFLGRHLTEYALERGHQVTLFNRGKTNPDLFPQVEKLIGDRDSNLDALEGRTWDVAIDTNGYVPRIVRKSVRKLADCINHYTFISTISVYQDMSQLDMDEGAEVSRLKDEGTEEVTGETYGPLKALCEEEVVKVFPEKSLIVRPGLIVGPYDPTDRFTYWPVRIARGGEVLAPGKGNAPIQYIDVRDLARWILEQIEEGTTGTFNTAGPSESIHLHHFLNECKKVAEELGKSANLNWVDEQFLLENEVVPWSEMPFWISDDGNHAGMLSINFQKAIALDKGLQLRPLAETIRDTIEWSSSRGVHYEWKAGISSEKEASLLEKLKQGSQAIE, via the coding sequence ATGAACGTATTGATTCTAGGAGGAACACACTTTTTAGGTCGTCATCTAACGGAGTATGCTCTTGAAAGGGGTCATCAGGTTACTCTTTTTAATCGGGGAAAGACCAATCCTGATTTATTTCCGCAGGTTGAAAAATTAATAGGGGATAGGGATAGCAACCTTGATGCGTTAGAAGGGAGAACATGGGATGTAGCTATTGACACAAATGGCTACGTACCAAGAATTGTTAGAAAATCTGTGAGAAAATTAGCAGATTGCATCAATCACTATACTTTTATTTCTACTATTTCTGTCTATCAGGATATGTCTCAATTAGATATGGATGAAGGTGCTGAAGTCAGCAGGCTAAAAGATGAAGGAACAGAAGAAGTGACCGGTGAAACATATGGTCCATTAAAAGCGTTATGTGAAGAAGAAGTAGTAAAAGTATTTCCTGAAAAAAGTCTTATAGTCCGCCCCGGATTAATTGTAGGTCCTTATGATCCAACAGATCGTTTTACGTATTGGCCAGTACGCATCGCTAGAGGTGGAGAAGTCCTTGCCCCAGGAAAAGGGAATGCACCTATACAATATATCGATGTCAGAGACCTAGCTCGCTGGATTTTAGAACAGATTGAAGAAGGTACAACAGGAACGTTTAATACAGCAGGACCGTCTGAAAGCATTCATTTGCATCACTTTCTTAATGAGTGCAAAAAAGTAGCTGAAGAGTTAGGGAAAAGCGCGAACCTAAACTGGGTAGATGAACAGTTCTTGTTAGAGAACGAAGTAGTCCCTTGGAGTGAAATGCCTTTCTGGATTTCAGATGATGGGAATCATGCTGGAATGCTTTCGATTAACTTCCAGAAAGCAATAGCATTAGATAAAGGACTTCAGCTCCGTCCACTTGCTGAAACTATTCGTGATACAATAGAGTGGAGTAGCTCAAGAGGCGTTCATTATGAATGGAAAGCGGGTATATCCTCAGAGAAAGAGGCAAGTCTATTAGAAAAATTGAAGCAGGGTAGTCAAGCTATAGAATAA
- a CDS encoding DUF1801 domain-containing protein, with protein MYELKTKETDRSVIEFIEQIEQLKKRQDAYQLLDLFTEVTGYEAKMWGPSIIGFGSYHYKYASGHEGDAPLVGFSPRKAKISLYLTTNEEIRERLLKDFGKHTSGKSCVYINKVSDINIDILKEFITETVTLVQKTYPNQ; from the coding sequence ATGTATGAATTAAAAACGAAGGAAACAGACCGTAGTGTAATAGAATTTATTGAACAAATTGAACAACTAAAGAAACGTCAAGACGCCTATCAATTACTTGATCTTTTTACTGAAGTCACTGGATATGAAGCAAAGATGTGGGGCCCAAGTATCATCGGATTCGGAAGCTATCATTATAAATATGCTTCTGGTCACGAAGGTGATGCTCCATTAGTAGGCTTTTCCCCGCGAAAGGCAAAGATTAGCCTTTATTTAACCACAAATGAAGAAATTCGAGAACGATTATTAAAGGATTTTGGCAAACACACATCAGGCAAATCCTGTGTTTATATTAACAAAGTATCTGACATTAATATCGACATTCTTAAAGAGTTCATTACTGAAACGGTAACCCTAGTGCAAAAAACATACCCAAATCAATGA
- a CDS encoding ATP-grasp domain-containing protein: MGKIYIIHENNEWTVHLTKRLQELGLPYEEWHLDQGMVDLNAIPPQGVFYNRMSASSHTRGHRYAPELTSAVLAWLERHERVVLNGTRALQLELNKAAQYMALHAAGIQTPYTIATVGKEHAIEAAKQFAGKKFITKHNRAGKGLGVQLFERVEALERYVNGPDFEEPVDGITLIQEYIQAPQPFITRCEFIGGKFHYAVQVDTSEGFELCPADACQIGDLFCPAGEDPADQAKFKIVQDFNEPIIQQYEKLLADNNIQVAGIEFIRNEAGDIYTYDINTNTNYNSDVEEKAGRYGMLELAKHLGEKLEHVNKRQGVTTHS, translated from the coding sequence ATGGGGAAAATATATATTATTCATGAGAATAACGAATGGACCGTTCATCTAACAAAAAGACTTCAGGAGCTTGGTCTACCCTACGAAGAATGGCATTTGGATCAAGGAATGGTTGATTTAAATGCTATTCCACCACAGGGTGTATTCTATAATAGAATGAGCGCTTCCTCCCATACTAGGGGGCATCGTTATGCTCCCGAGCTAACGAGTGCGGTTTTAGCTTGGTTAGAGAGACATGAACGAGTCGTCTTAAATGGAACACGCGCGCTACAGCTTGAATTAAATAAGGCCGCACAATATATGGCATTACATGCTGCTGGAATTCAAACTCCTTATACAATTGCTACCGTCGGTAAAGAGCATGCAATAGAAGCAGCGAAGCAGTTTGCAGGGAAGAAATTTATTACAAAGCATAACCGCGCAGGTAAAGGTCTCGGTGTTCAGCTTTTTGAACGTGTAGAAGCATTAGAAAGATATGTAAATGGTCCAGATTTTGAAGAACCAGTAGATGGGATTACTTTAATCCAGGAGTATATTCAAGCTCCCCAGCCATTTATAACACGCTGTGAGTTTATTGGTGGAAAATTTCATTATGCTGTCCAAGTGGATACATCTGAAGGCTTTGAGCTTTGTCCAGCAGATGCCTGCCAAATTGGTGATTTGTTCTGTCCAGCTGGGGAAGATCCTGCCGATCAAGCTAAATTTAAAATTGTTCAAGACTTCAACGAGCCTATTATTCAGCAGTACGAAAAGCTCTTAGCTGACAATAATATTCAAGTTGCAGGGATTGAGTTTATTAGAAATGAAGCTGGAGATATTTATACGTACGATATTAATACAAATACAAATTATAACTCAGATGTAGAAGAAAAAGCGGGAAGGTATGGGATGCTTGAGCTTGCTAAGCATTTAGGGGAAAAGCTGGAGCATGTAAATAAGCGACAAGGTGTAACTACTCATTCTTAA
- a CDS encoding alpha/beta fold hydrolase — protein MYQTLIIFIAAIACISMAIYWFLYTKKRAAACQINTPNGIDEGEYVTIGGIQQFLYHRGENKDHPVLLFLHGGPGSPMLPFAQDFQFPWEDKVTVVHWEQRNSGKTFFANDPQKVTPTTTIEQALQDTYEVVSYLQKKYNKERILLLGHSWGSILGSLFTLQYPQMVQAYIGVGQVVNMLENERIGYEKALEYSRQVENQKDISTLQALSPYPDHQLSDDMIKKLIKLRKLQGKYKLAMQPSPQLVMSVLCSPFYSFKDIKYMLMSDVLEIKQRAILESLFKSYDLNMVTSDYQVPVFYIHGEDDWQTPYSLARTYFDQLKAPMKQFYSIPNAGHVTMLDQKELFNEALFDIIDQIKH, from the coding sequence ATGTATCAAACTTTGATTATTTTCATAGCGGCTATTGCCTGCATCAGTATGGCGATTTATTGGTTTCTCTACACAAAGAAGCGTGCAGCAGCCTGTCAGATCAATACACCAAACGGAATAGATGAGGGCGAGTATGTGACGATCGGTGGAATCCAGCAGTTTTTATATCATCGTGGTGAAAATAAGGATCATCCCGTCCTCTTATTCCTGCATGGAGGTCCTGGTAGTCCGATGCTTCCTTTTGCCCAAGACTTTCAGTTTCCTTGGGAAGATAAAGTAACCGTCGTTCACTGGGAACAGCGAAACAGCGGTAAAACCTTCTTTGCGAATGATCCCCAGAAAGTCACGCCGACAACAACGATTGAACAAGCATTACAGGATACATATGAAGTTGTGAGCTATTTACAAAAGAAATATAACAAAGAGCGAATACTTCTGCTTGGTCATTCATGGGGTTCTATCTTAGGCAGTCTATTCACATTGCAATATCCGCAGATGGTTCAAGCCTATATTGGAGTTGGACAAGTTGTAAATATGCTTGAAAACGAACGAATTGGCTACGAAAAAGCATTGGAATACAGCAGACAAGTAGAAAATCAGAAAGATATTAGCACCTTACAGGCTTTAAGCCCTTATCCCGATCACCAATTGAGTGATGACATGATCAAGAAGCTTATAAAACTCCGTAAGTTGCAAGGTAAGTATAAGCTTGCGATGCAACCATCACCCCAACTAGTCATGAGCGTACTATGTTCTCCCTTTTATTCGTTCAAAGATATTAAATACATGTTAATGAGCGATGTACTAGAAATAAAACAGCGTGCTATTTTGGAATCTTTGTTTAAGTCCTATGATCTAAACATGGTAACTTCAGACTATCAAGTTCCAGTATTCTATATCCACGGCGAGGATGACTGGCAAACTCCTTATTCTCTCGCTCGCACATACTTTGATCAACTCAAGGCGCCAATGAAACAATTTTACTCCATACCAAATGCTGGACATGTGACGATGCTTGATCAGAAGGAGCTATTCAACGAAGCTTTATTCGACATTATCGATCAAATCAAACATTAA